ATTGCAGGCAAACACCACATTAAAAAAACGGGAAACCGTTCGAAGGCTCTCTCGCCCTAAATATATGCATAAACTGGTCATCATGGCTATAAAAACCCATCTGGGAGTATCAATTAACACCCAATTTTGAATCGTTATGGCGAACCTTATAATGATGAAGCTTGTCACGAGTGTGAAGAAAGCGACATATATAAGCTGGACAAGTCTTCCTATAAACCTTCCTAATAGAGCTGGCAAAAAATCATACAGTGAATGTGAAGGGAATCGCTTGTTTAAGCACCAGATGATCACAATAAATAGTTGCGACATCAATCCGCCTAGAAGGACGGATATCCATGCATCTCCCTGGGCTATGGAATGTACCTTGGCAGGCAGCATTAATAGCCCGGCGCCGATTTGAGTCTGAGTGACCAAAAAGGCGAGCTGATGTGGTTTAATTTGTTGCTCCTTCTGATTGACCATCGCGCTTCTCTTCCTTTTCTGATTGGGGCTGCAGATTTGATTGTTGCGGAGCTGGATCCTGCGGGCGACGATTTAATTTGTGCTGCGGCATCCGAATAAAGGTATCCTTCCAATCTTTCCAACGGAATGGAGCAACAGGAGCGAAATAAGGCCTGCCGAACGACTCCAATAAACATAAATGGATCAGAATAATCATTAGGCTATAGACAATCCCGATAAATCCGAACAAAGCTGCGGCGATCATGACAGGAAATCGCAGTATTCGGACCGATCCGCTCATCTCGTGGGAAGGGACCACGAAAGAAGCAATCGCCGTTAAAGCGACGACAATGATCATCGCATTCGATACCAGACCGGCCTTGACCACCGCATCCCCGATGACGAGCCCGCCGACAATTCCGATCGTCTGTCCTACAGGCCCGGGAAGGCGCATACCAGCTTCGCGAAGCAACTCGATCGTCAGTTCCATGAACAACGCCTCAAGAATCGGCGGAAAGGGAATATGCTCAATGCTGCTCTTAATGGGAAGCAGCAAATCCTGCGGGATGACTTCGAAATGAAAAGAAACCACCGCGATGTAATAAGCAGGAAGAGCAACGGCTATGACGAAACTGAATACCCGGATGAAGCGGATGAATGACGCCTGTATTGAACGATAACCATAATCGTCTGGAGATTGATAGAAGGAGAAGAAGGTAACAGGCATAATTAGAGCTGTAGGACTGCCTTCTGCTAATAGCGCCACCCTGCCTTCCAGCAGATTTCCTATGACCCGATCCGGCCTTTCAGTATGCAGCAATTGAGGAAAGGGTGACAAGGAGCTCTCTTCGATATATTCCTCGACAAATTCCGCAGAAGTAATCGAATCCGCTTCAATACTCTGGATTCTGTGGTCGATTTCTTCGACGATCGCGGGATTGGCCAAATTCCGCAAATAGATAATGACCGCTTCAATTTTCGTTTCATTTCCAAGCTGATAGCGCCTCACAACCAGGTTCCTGTTTGCGATATGCTTACGGACGAGTTGTAAATTTATACTTACATTTTCCACGAATCCTTCGTGAGAGCCCTCCACAATCCGCTCATTGGCCGGTTCACTGACACTGCGAACATGGCTCGACTTCACCTCAATGACATAGCACTCTTTTAACTCCTCAATAAACAGTACTGCATTTCCGCTGACTAACAAGTCGATGGCTCTCTCAAGATCATTATGTTTGTTGGCTCGCATCGAAATCAGAAGGTCTTTCAAATCTGCGCCTTTATTTTCTGAGATCGGCTTTAATATTTCCTCACGGATTTTTTGCTGGTCACACATGGTGTACATAAAGAGAAATTGGCTCGTATGTCCCGGAATAGCTACAGTTTGACTGACTAAATCGTCCGTATGAAACAGCGCATCTCTTATATATTCGATATTCTCCTGTACGGTGGGAAATACCGGTTGCTGCATCATGGAAGGCCTTGAGGAATCAGGGTTATTCTTTTTCCGGCTTTTATTTAATATCTTTTTGATATAATGCATAACCTGACCTCCTTAATAGTGATGCTTCTTTGTAGACTTCCCCGAAATTGGATGAATATGCCTTGACTAATTCACATCAACATCAACATCATTTGGTTCTCCAATCGCATTCCAATATAAAACCCCCATCGGGAATTCGCCAATGGGGGTTTGTCAATTATGGGTCATTAATTACAATGAACCAGATTTTCTTGTGTGATCCGTGTACCTGCTTTACCTTCCAGCGCTAGATCGGCCTGATTTAGTGAACAGATGACCGCTGTTCCACCATTTTCGACAAAGCGAATCGCGGATTCCATTTTAGGGCCCATGCTTCCGGCACTAAATTGGCCTTCCGCGGCGTATTGCTGGGCTTCTAATAAGGAGATTGTTCCAAGTGACTTTTGCTGCGGCTTTCCATAGTTCACATATACGTTCTGAACATCCGTCAGAATCATAAATACGTCGGCATGGACGTCGCGGGCAAGCTGATATCCGCTGCGGTCCTTATCGATTACCGCTTCCACGCCTGACAGAGTTCCATCCGCTTGTCGGCATACGGGGATTCCTCCACCGCCCGCTGCAATAACAATGGCCCGACTGTCGGTCAGAGATTTGATAACATCTGCCCCGAGAATGGATTTGGGCTTTGGAGAGGGGACAACACGGCGCCAGCCACGGCCCGCATCCTCTTTCACGACCCATCCTTTCTCAGCTGCCAATCGATGAGCTTCATCCTCTTGGTAGAAGACGCCAATAGGTTTGACTGGATTAAGGAAGGCAGGATCGTCCATGGAGACTTCCGTCAGGGTGAGTATGCTAACTACTGCATTGTCCAGCCCATGCTTTTGCAGCGCGTTCTTCAGACTTTGATCCATCATATATCCGATGAAGCCCTGGGATTCTGCACTGCACACATCGAGCGGGAATGGTGGAACCACTTCCTTGGCTTCCTCTTGCTGACGCAATATATTGCCCACTTGTGGGCCGTTGCCGTGGGTAATAATCACTTCATAGCCCTGTTGTACAATTCGGGCGATAATCTCACAGCATTGACGTACATTCTCTAATTGATTCTCATAGGTAGCTTGCTGCTTGGGCTGAAGAATAGCGTTGCCGCCAAGCGCAATCACGACTTTCTGTGCCAAGTGGGATTCCTCCTTAGGATCAACATACCAATTAGTATGCCGAATGATGTATCCAGACCTGAGCTATGACCGACGCACAGAAGCTCTCGGGTCCGCTTCATTAGTTCCTCGCCATCTTCCAGGGCAAGGGGGTTCAATACATTGGATATTACGGAACTGAATTGTCCCTGCAGTGCATATTTCAGGTATTCCCGGCTAATATCTGTAGTCAGGGCTTCCTTCTCTACTAATGTAGATAAATGGAGACGGAAGTGATCTGTGAATACTCCTGTTATTGTGTCTACCGCGAGCATCCCCGCCAGCATGTCATCTCCAGCTGGAGTCAGCCCGTTGCCGCGACCCATCCAGTACCTGAGGATCTTATCAATTTGAGGCAAGCTTTCGCTCTGGGCTGCGTCCATGAGCTGTATAATCTTCTGTTCATGTTCTGACCAGAATGGTTCAGCTTCACTGATCAAGCGTTCAAGGAAATGGCTCACCAGAATACCTGTGCCAGTATGCTGATTATGAGTACATATTTCGGATGCAAATGCATTTAGACCAGACAATAAGGACAGTGCTTCAATGGGTCTCATCTTTGAGTCATAGGCCCGAAGAGGATCCAGCTTAATAGCAAATGAAGAGAAGAGGAGGGCAGAGACCTCTCTATCATAGAGGAATGTCTCTCCCATACTAAGTAGGGGAATGAGCTGAGGTAGCAGATCGTCCTCCAGATGGATGCCAAAGGGAAGCTCTCCGTTTTTCCTGCTGCCGATAAAGATCAGCCCGTTCCCACATCGAACATTCCAGCCATTTTTAAAAATGCTGTGTACATAGCCCGGCTCCTCAGATTGAAGGAGAGGAGGGACAGTCGAACTGTACGCCCCGCTCGCTTGTATGAGATGTTCCATTCTGCTCTCCTCCTAGTGTACTCCCTTAGATGAGCCCTAGCTTCTGGGCATAAGCCTCGAGTGCTTTCTCGAAGCAGGCCAGAGGTGCTCGTACGGTACCTGCCCCAATCTGACCTACCCCGGGCTCTTTGTGAGCGATTCCGGTATTAATTACCGGAGTAATCCCGGTCTCTACTACTTTCCTGGCATCAATCCCGAGACAAGTTCCCTGGAAGTTCCAAGTTGGAATCGCAAAGTTCGGGTTGCGATCGATACATATTTCCGTCATTTCATTACTGGTCGCCAGTGCATCATCAAATCCTCCGGCACCCACAAATCGGGTAACACCCGGTGCGGCTACCATGGCCATACCTCCAATGCCAAATGCTTCGGTAATGGCGCTGTCGCCGATATCCGGGTTAGCCATCTCTTGGGAGTAGCCTGTGAAGAATAAGCCTTGCGGTGTATTTACAGGCGCGGTGAACCATTCGTCGCCCATTCCGCTGATCCGGATGCCGAAGTTCTGGCCATTTCGGGACATCGCAGTGACTACGGTGCCATATTCAATCGTTCTAGCGGCATCAAGTACGGCTTTGGATGTGGCCATGGCGATATTCAGGAAGAACTGATCAGTATCAGCCAGGAATTCCACGACCGCCGATTTATCTTGTTCGGACAAATTCGTCCGCAGAATATAAGGAGTGATTTCCTTCAAAAATACGAGCGAAGCGGCAATATTCCTTTGATGGAATTCATCGCCCATCGTGATGGCCTTAGCGATCATCACATTGATGTTCAATCCATTGTCGGTAAGCGATAACGCCTTGGAGAGGGCAGGGGCAAGCACATCCCGCATCCATTTCAAGCGATTGATGACCTCATCAGAATAAGCACCGAAGCGCAATACTTTACCGATTCCTTCATTCATCGTACAGTAGGCGCGGTTGCTATCCGTGCGGTTCTCGACAACCAGCACTGGCATATTCGCGGAGGTGATTCCTCCCATAGGTCCTACAGCCTTCACGTGATGACACGGAATGAAGCTGATCTCCCCCTGCTTCAGAAGAGTCATAGCCTTCTCCTCATCTTCTGCCCAGCCTTCGAATAGACAGGCTCCGACACAGGCCCCTTGCATCGGGCCAGTCATATCTTCGAATTGAATCGGTGGGCCTGCATGCAGAAGCACTCGTCCATTCAGCTGCTCCACTACGGATTTAGCGGGAACTACGTCTACCAGGAAGGGCGCGCCAGCTACAATTTTTTGAATAACCGCCTGATTCGCTTCATCGATTGTTTTATAGGGTCCGTACATGCTGCATCCTCCTAATATTGTATTTCGAAATTTGTATTTGAACTTTATTTGAGAAGGCTCAATATTTTGCGCATTCTTTCATTACCGCCAGCGATTGGACGCCAATCGTATTGCACAGTTTGTCCACCGTAGCTATTTATCGTATTGGCGAATTTCTTAAGTCCGATATTGACGACTCTCGGTTTACTGCTGAGCAATTCAGTAATGGCTTCTGAAACCTGGAACTGGGCTGGCTTGGTTCCCTCTACTGGTAAGGACGTTTTGTTATTGTCCTGCAGCCAGATACCCATCATTGCCAGAGCGGTTCGGACTGCTCGATTGTTGCTGTCCTTCACGATAACCCCAGCTTGCTCCAGCTTGGATTTTTGCTCCTGATAATTCTGCGGGTCTTGCGCCGTTCCGCATACAGCCGCTACGAAATACAGATTCTTGCCTTTTGCCATGGCTTCGCTTCGTGTGCTCTCAATGACAGGGAGCAAGGCTCCGGCCATATCATCATGGGAGCCGTAACCCAGTACAATATCAAGAAGGATGATGGCCGTGGATTCATCCATGGCAGCCTGCTTAATATATTGAATTCTCGTCTCCGGGTCGATCATCGGATGTGGCTTGCCTTGGGTATACTTGTCGTCTCCCAAGTCGATAACTTCATGACCGTTTGCTCTCAGCAAGTAACCGTCGTCGTGAATAAGCTGCCCGAGATTCAAACCTTTGGATAGAAGGACAGCAGCTTCATAGGCGAGGGTACCGCCAGAGTAGAGCCCTTTAATTGAGGTTTGCTCCGGTTTGAATGCCACCTTCGGAATTTTTCCATTCGACATGTTGTAATTCATTAGGATCACTCTGTCTTTGGATAGATCCACGGCAATCATAGCTGTCTCCTCTAATGTAGAGGCATAGTATACATTGCCTTCATGAGCCGTCGGTTCTTCACCAACGAAGATAGCCACCGCTGGCTTTGACAGATGCTGCAGCAGCTGGACGACCTGATCCCGCACTTCTCTTGCCGGAGGTTTGGATATGACTACGATAACCTCGGTGGCTTTATGCTTCTCCAGGCCTTGAATCGCACTTAGCATTGTGATCGCGCCGATCGTATCCGACAGATCGCGTCCTCCGGTTCCAATCGCATGGCTGATGCCTCCACCCAAGCGGTCAATCAGGCTAGTGACTTCTTGAATACCTGTGCCAGAAGCACCAACAACGCCGATATTGCCTTCATTGATGACGTTGGCGAAGGCGATTGGAATATTGGAGATAATTCCGGTGCCACAGTCTGGTCCCATAACCAGAAGTCCCTTGTCACGGGCTTTCTGCTTGAGGCGCAGTTCGTCCTGGATATCCATATTGTCACTAAATATGAAGGCATGAAGGCCA
The window above is part of the Paenibacillus lutimineralis genome. Proteins encoded here:
- the fdrA gene encoding acyl-CoA synthetase FdrA, yielding MLYSIIQENSYQDSVNLMLLTNKISAMEGVDQASIMMGTPANKEIFHNTGMYTDELESAGPNDMCIVIRTDHEEKVAEVLNTIEEELKNQAVSSSKQAFESVRTWDKALQALPNANLALISVPGQYAAEEADKALDHGLHAFIFSDNMDIQDELRLKQKARDKGLLVMGPDCGTGIISNIPIAFANVINEGNIGVVGASGTGIQEVTSLIDRLGGGISHAIGTGGRDLSDTIGAITMLSAIQGLEKHKATEVIVVISKPPAREVRDQVVQLLQHLSKPAVAIFVGEEPTAHEGNVYYASTLEETAMIAVDLSKDRVILMNYNMSNGKIPKVAFKPEQTSIKGLYSGGTLAYEAAVLLSKGLNLGQLIHDDGYLLRANGHEVIDLGDDKYTQGKPHPMIDPETRIQYIKQAAMDESTAIILLDIVLGYGSHDDMAGALLPVIESTRSEAMAKGKNLYFVAAVCGTAQDPQNYQEQKSKLEQAGVIVKDSNNRAVRTALAMMGIWLQDNNKTSLPVEGTKPAQFQVSEAITELLSSKPRVVNIGLKKFANTINSYGGQTVQYDWRPIAGGNERMRKILSLLK
- a CDS encoding DUF2877 domain-containing protein — encoded protein: MEHLIQASGAYSSTVPPLLQSEEPGYVHSIFKNGWNVRCGNGLIFIGSRKNGELPFGIHLEDDLLPQLIPLLSMGETFLYDREVSALLFSSFAIKLDPLRAYDSKMRPIEALSLLSGLNAFASEICTHNQHTGTGILVSHFLERLISEAEPFWSEHEQKIIQLMDAAQSESLPQIDKILRYWMGRGNGLTPAGDDMLAGMLAVDTITGVFTDHFRLHLSTLVEKEALTTDISREYLKYALQGQFSSVISNVLNPLALEDGEELMKRTRELLCVGHSSGLDTSFGILIGMLILRRNPTWHRKS
- the arcC gene encoding carbamate kinase, producing MAQKVVIALGGNAILQPKQQATYENQLENVRQCCEIIARIVQQGYEVIITHGNGPQVGNILRQQEEAKEVVPPFPLDVCSAESQGFIGYMMDQSLKNALQKHGLDNAVVSILTLTEVSMDDPAFLNPVKPIGVFYQEDEAHRLAAEKGWVVKEDAGRGWRRVVPSPKPKSILGADVIKSLTDSRAIVIAAGGGGIPVCRQADGTLSGVEAVIDKDRSGYQLARDVHADVFMILTDVQNVYVNYGKPQQKSLGTISLLEAQQYAAEGQFSAGSMGPKMESAIRFVENGGTAVICSLNQADLALEGKAGTRITQENLVHCN
- a CDS encoding spore germination protein; translated protein: MHYIKKILNKSRKKNNPDSSRPSMMQQPVFPTVQENIEYIRDALFHTDDLVSQTVAIPGHTSQFLFMYTMCDQQKIREEILKPISENKGADLKDLLISMRANKHNDLERAIDLLVSGNAVLFIEELKECYVIEVKSSHVRSVSEPANERIVEGSHEGFVENVSINLQLVRKHIANRNLVVRRYQLGNETKIEAVIIYLRNLANPAIVEEIDHRIQSIEADSITSAEFVEEYIEESSLSPFPQLLHTERPDRVIGNLLEGRVALLAEGSPTALIMPVTFFSFYQSPDDYGYRSIQASFIRFIRVFSFVIAVALPAYYIAVVSFHFEVIPQDLLLPIKSSIEHIPFPPILEALFMELTIELLREAGMRLPGPVGQTIGIVGGLVIGDAVVKAGLVSNAMIIVVALTAIASFVVPSHEMSGSVRILRFPVMIAAALFGFIGIVYSLMIILIHLCLLESFGRPYFAPVAPFRWKDWKDTFIRMPQHKLNRRPQDPAPQQSNLQPQSEKEEKRDGQSEGATN
- a CDS encoding DUF1116 domain-containing protein, translating into MYGPYKTIDEANQAVIQKIVAGAPFLVDVVPAKSVVEQLNGRVLLHAGPPIQFEDMTGPMQGACVGACLFEGWAEDEEKAMTLLKQGEISFIPCHHVKAVGPMGGITSANMPVLVVENRTDSNRAYCTMNEGIGKVLRFGAYSDEVINRLKWMRDVLAPALSKALSLTDNGLNINVMIAKAITMGDEFHQRNIAASLVFLKEITPYILRTNLSEQDKSAVVEFLADTDQFFLNIAMATSKAVLDAARTIEYGTVVTAMSRNGQNFGIRISGMGDEWFTAPVNTPQGLFFTGYSQEMANPDIGDSAITEAFGIGGMAMVAAPGVTRFVGAGGFDDALATSNEMTEICIDRNPNFAIPTWNFQGTCLGIDARKVVETGITPVINTGIAHKEPGVGQIGAGTVRAPLACFEKALEAYAQKLGLI